One window of the Sebastes umbrosus isolate fSebUmb1 chromosome 1, fSebUmb1.pri, whole genome shotgun sequence genome contains the following:
- the ppfia4 gene encoding liprin-alpha-4 isoform X6, whose amino-acid sequence MMCEVMPTINEGDSAGPPRGTGGVGGGGGGGGGGGGGGGGGGVQNGSDQEANFEQLMVNMLDERDKLLESLRETQETLIQSQTKLQGALHERDVLQRQINAALPQEFATLTKELNICREQLLEKEEEISELKAERNNTRLLLEHLECLVSRHERSLRMTVVKRQAPPPSGVSSEVEVLKALKSLFEHHKALDEKVRERLRVALERVSSLEGQLATNTQELSMVRQRKDGDSLERTDGSKPTWKRLPNGSIDAHDDGSRVSELQELLDRTNKELAQSRDHSATLNGRMADLEAELANARRELSRSEELSIKQHREQREREDMEERITTLEKRYLAAQRETTHIHDLNDKLENELATKDSLHRQSEEKVRQLQEMLEMAEQRLAQTMRKAETLPEVEAELAQRVAALSKAEERHGNVEERLRQLESQLEEKNQELGRARQREKMNEEHNKRLSDTVDRLLTESNERLQLHLKERMAALEDKNSLIQDLENCQKQLEEFHHTRERLIGEIEKLRNEIDHLKRRSGAFGDGTHPRSHLGSASDLRFSVVEGQDGHYSTTVIRRAQKGRMSLRDDPNKVCAMFEQDYPSLRGSVSHLLGSDIEAESDLDDDVSSTLLSPSGQSDAQTLALMLQEQLDAINEEIRMIQVERESADLRSDEIESRVNSGSMDGLNVTLRPRALPTSATAQSLASSSSPPNSGHSTPKHHSRNASHHLGIMTLPSDLRKHRRKVASPVEVDKATIKCETSPPSSPRSLRLETNFAQFTGSLEDGRGKQKKGIKSSIGRLFGKKEKGGRMEQTLGREGQTIPALTADFDMGIGDTMTLGKLGTQAERDRRMKKKHELLEDARKRGLPFAHWDGPTVVSWLELWVGMPAWYVAACRANVKSGAIMSALSDTEIQREIGISNPLHRLKLRLAIQEMVSLTSPSAPLTSRTENEEGSWAQTLAYGDMNHEWIGNEWLPSLGLPQYRSYFMECLVDARMLDHLTKKDLRSHLKMVDSFHRASLQYGIMCLKRLNYDRKDLERRREDSQHDMKDVLVWTNEQVIHWVLSIGLREYSGNLLESGVHGSLISLDETFDYSSLALILQIPMQNTQARQVLEREFNNVLALGTDRRLEESGDDKSFRRSPSWRKRFRAREGGVGLGMMAGSMETLPAGFRMPSMSMPPSVNLMPRKQLQPEAAPPASPRLDPSAVRTYSC is encoded by the exons GAGTTTGCCACCCTGACGAAGGAGCTGAACATATGCCGGGAGCAGCTgctggagaaagaggaggaaatatCTGAGCTGAAAGCTGAAAGGAACAACACCAgg ctGCTGTTGGAGCACCTGGAGTGTTTGGTGTCTCGTCACGAACGCAGTCTGAGGATGACAGTGGTGAAGAGACAGGCACCCCCACCATCTGGAGTCTCCAGCGAGGTGGAGGTCCTCAAAGCCCTCAAGTCGCTGTTTGAACACCACAAGGCTCTGGATGAAAAg GTACGTGAGAGGCTTCGGGTGGCTCTGGAGAGGGTGTCCAGCCTGGAGGGACAGCTAGCAACTAACACACAAGAG TTGAGCATGGTGCGACAAAGGAAGGATGGTGACTCACTGGAGCGAACAGATGGATCCAAACCTACATGGAAG AGACTGCCAAACGGCTCCATAGACGCCCACGATGACGGCAGCCGGGTGTCCGAGCTTCAGGAGCTGCTGGATCGGACCAATAAGGAGCTGGCCCAGAGCCGCGATCACTCTGCCACTCTCAACGGCCGCATGGCCGACCTCGAGGCAGAGCTCGCGAATGCACGCCGAGAACTGAGCCGCAGCGAGGAACTGTCAATCAAACAACATAGGGAacagagagag AGAGAGGATATGGAGGAAAGGATAACAACGTTAGAGAAACGCTACCTGGCCGCTCAGCGGGAGACCACACACATCCACGACCTCAACGACAAACTGGAGAATGAATTGGCCACCAAGGACTCGCTGCACCGACAG aGCGAGGAGaaggtgcgccagctgcaggagATGCTGGAGATGGCAGAACAGAGGCTGGCTCAGACCATGAGGAAGGCCGAGACACTGCCGGAGGTGGAGGCTGAACTGGCGCAGAGAGTGGCGGCACTTTctaag GCTGAGGAGCGCCATGGCAACGTGGAGGAGCGGCTCAGACAGCTGGAGTCACAACTGGAGGAGAAGAACCAAGAGCTAGGAAGG GCTcgtcagagagagaaaatgaacgAGGAGCACAACAAGCGTTTGTCTGACACCGTGGATCGTCTGCTCACCGAGTCCAATGAAAGACTGCAGCTTCATTTGAAGGAACGCATGGCTGCCCTGGAGGACAAG AATTCCCTCATTCAGGACCTCGAGAACTGCCAGAAACAGCTTGAAGAATTCCACCACACCAGG GAACGGCTGATCGGAGAGATTGAGAAGTTGAGAAATGAGATCGACCACTTGAAACGCCGCAGTGGGGCGTTTGGAGATGGAACTCACCCTCG GTCTCACCTGGGTAGCGCCAGCGACCTTCGCTTCTCTGTGGTGGAGGGCCAGGACGGCCACTACAGCACAACTGTGATCAGGCGGGCGCAGAAGGGCAGAATGTCGCTACGGGACGACCCAAACAAG GTTTGTGCTATGTTTGAACAGGACTACCCGTCTCTGCGCGGGAGCGTCAGCCACCTCCTCGGCAGCGACATCGAGGCAGAGTCAGACCTGGATGATGACGTTAGCTCGACCCTGCTCTCCCCCAGCGGCCAATCTGACGCTCAGACTCTCGCTCTCATGCTGCAGGAGCAGCTCGACGCTATCAACGAAGAGATAAG gatgatccaggtggagagagagtcagcAGACCTCCGCTCTGACGAGATTGAGTCTCGTGTCAACAGCGGCAGCATGGACGGACTCAATGTGACGCTTCGACCCCGGGCGCTGCCCACCTCCGCCACCGCCCAGTCCCTGGCATCGTCCTCCTCCCCGCCCAATAGCGGCCATTCCACACCTAAACACCACTCACGCAACGCCAGCCACCATCTAGGCATCATGACTCTG CCAAGCGACTTGAGGAAACACCGCAGGAAAGTAGCG TCTCCGGTAGAAGTGGACAAAGCTACAATCAAGTGTGAGACGTCGCCACCCTCGTCCCCACGCAGTTTACGGCTGGAAACCAATTTCGCCCAGTTTACAGGCAGTCTAGAGGACGGCCgagg CAAGCAGAAAAAAGGCATCAAGTCATCGATTGGCAGATTGTTTGGAAAGAAGGAGAAGGGGGGTCGAATGGAGCAGACTCTAGGTCGGGAAGGACAGACTATACCGGCCTTAACAG CGGACTTTGACATGGGCATTGGTGACACTATGACTCTGGGAAAACTGGGCACACAGGCTGAGAGGGACCGCAGGATGAAGAAAAA ACACGAGCTTCTGGAAGACGCCAGGAAAAGAGGCCTGCCATTTGCCCATTGGGACGGCCCTACTGTCGTCTCCTGGCTAGAG CTGTGGGTGGGTATGCCAGCGTGGTATGTGGCGGCCTGCCGTGCCAACGTGAAGAGCGGAGCCATCATGTCAGCTCTGTCCGACACGGAGATTCAGAGGGAGATTGGCATCAGCAACCCTCTGCACCGACTCAAACTCCGCCTGGCCATCCAGGAGATGGTGTCCCTCACCAGCCCGTCTGCACCGCTCACCTCCAGAACG GAGAATGAGGAGGGCAGCTGGGCACAG ACTCTGGCGTACGGCGACATGAATCATGAGTGGATAGGGAACGAATGGCTGCCCAGCCTCGGCCTGCCTCAGTACCGCTCCTACTTCATGGAGTGTCTGGTGGACGCGCGCATGCTGGACCACCTGACCAAGAAGGACCTGAGGAGCCACCTCAAGATGGTGGACAGCTTCCATAG GGCCAGTCTGCAGTACGGGATTATGTGCTTGAAGAGACTCAATTATGACAGGAAAGACCTGGAGCGCCGGAGAGAGGACAGCCAACACGACATGAAAG ATGTGTTGGTGTGGACCAATGAGCAGGTGATCCACTGGGTTCTGTCCATTGGTTTGAGGGAGTACAGCGGCAACCTGTTGGAGAGCGGCGTCCACGGATCGCTCATCTCTCTGGATGAGACCTTCGACTACAGCAGCCTCGCGCTCATTCTGCAGATCCCTATGCAGAACACACAG GCCCGGCAGGTTCTGGAGAGAGAGTTCAACAACGTGTTAGCCCTGGGGACCGACCGTCGGCTAGAGGAG AGTGGAGATGACAAGTCTTTTCGTCGCTCTCCATCGTGGCGTAAGAGGTTTCGTGCCCGTGAAGGAGGCGTGGGTCTGGGCATGATGGCGGGCTCCATGGAGACGCTGCCTGCCGGCTTCCGGATGCCCTCCATGTCGATGCCGCCCTCAGTCAATCTGATGCCAAGGAAACAGCTCCAGCCTGAAG CTGCTCCTCCGGCCAGCCCGAGACTCGACCCCTCGGCCGTTCGGACCTACTCATGCTAA
- the ppfia4 gene encoding liprin-alpha-4 isoform X10 translates to MMCEVMPTINEGDSAGPPRGTGGVGGGGGGGGGGGGGGGGGGVQNGSDQEANFEQLMVNMLDERDKLLESLRETQETLIQSQTKLQGALHERDVLQRQINAALPQEFATLTKELNICREQLLEKEEEISELKAERNNTRLLLEHLECLVSRHERSLRMTVVKRQAPPPSGVSSEVEVLKALKSLFEHHKALDEKVRERLRVALERVSSLEGQLATNTQELSMVRQRKDGDSLERTDGSKPTWKRLPNGSIDAHDDGSRVSELQELLDRTNKELAQSRDHSATLNGRMADLEAELANARRELSRSEELSIKQHREQREREDMEERITTLEKRYLAAQRETTHIHDLNDKLENELATKDSLHRQSEEKVRQLQEMLEMAEQRLAQTMRKAETLPEVEAELAQRVAALSKAEERHGNVEERLRQLESQLEEKNQELGRARQREKMNEEHNKRLSDTVDRLLTESNERLQLHLKERMAALEDKNSLIQDLENCQKQLEEFHHTRERLIGEIEKLRNEIDHLKRRSGAFGDGTHPRSHLGSASDLRFSVVEGQDGHYSTTVIRRAQKGRMSLRDDPNKDYPSLRGSVSHLLGSDIEAESDLDDDVSSTLLSPSGQSDAQTLALMLQEQLDAINEEIRMIQVERESADLRSDEIESRVNSGSMDGLNVTLRPRALPTSATAQSLASSSSPPNSGHSTPKHHSRNASHHLGIMTLPSDLRKHRRKVASPVEVDKATIKCETSPPSSPRSLRLETNFAQFTGSLEDGRGKQKKGIKSSIGRLFGKKEKGGRMEQTLGREGQTIPALTADFDMGIGDTMTLGKLGTQAERDRRMKKKHELLEDARKRGLPFAHWDGPTVVSWLELWVGMPAWYVAACRANVKSGAIMSALSDTEIQREIGISNPLHRLKLRLAIQEMVSLTSPSAPLTSRTSSGNVWVTHEEMENLASSTKAENEEGSWAQTLAYGDMNHEWIGNEWLPSLGLPQYRSYFMECLVDARMLDHLTKKDLRSHLKMVDSFHRASLQYGIMCLKRLNYDRKDLERRREDSQHDMKDVLVWTNEQVIHWVLSIGLREYSGNLLESGVHGSLISLDETFDYSSLALILQIPMQNTQARQVLEREFNNVLALGTDRRLEESGDDKSFRRSPSWRKRFRAREGGVGLGMMAGSMETLPAGFRMPSMSMPPSVNLMPRKQLQPEVHSHYLYGHMLAAF, encoded by the exons GAGTTTGCCACCCTGACGAAGGAGCTGAACATATGCCGGGAGCAGCTgctggagaaagaggaggaaatatCTGAGCTGAAAGCTGAAAGGAACAACACCAgg ctGCTGTTGGAGCACCTGGAGTGTTTGGTGTCTCGTCACGAACGCAGTCTGAGGATGACAGTGGTGAAGAGACAGGCACCCCCACCATCTGGAGTCTCCAGCGAGGTGGAGGTCCTCAAAGCCCTCAAGTCGCTGTTTGAACACCACAAGGCTCTGGATGAAAAg GTACGTGAGAGGCTTCGGGTGGCTCTGGAGAGGGTGTCCAGCCTGGAGGGACAGCTAGCAACTAACACACAAGAG TTGAGCATGGTGCGACAAAGGAAGGATGGTGACTCACTGGAGCGAACAGATGGATCCAAACCTACATGGAAG AGACTGCCAAACGGCTCCATAGACGCCCACGATGACGGCAGCCGGGTGTCCGAGCTTCAGGAGCTGCTGGATCGGACCAATAAGGAGCTGGCCCAGAGCCGCGATCACTCTGCCACTCTCAACGGCCGCATGGCCGACCTCGAGGCAGAGCTCGCGAATGCACGCCGAGAACTGAGCCGCAGCGAGGAACTGTCAATCAAACAACATAGGGAacagagagag AGAGAGGATATGGAGGAAAGGATAACAACGTTAGAGAAACGCTACCTGGCCGCTCAGCGGGAGACCACACACATCCACGACCTCAACGACAAACTGGAGAATGAATTGGCCACCAAGGACTCGCTGCACCGACAG aGCGAGGAGaaggtgcgccagctgcaggagATGCTGGAGATGGCAGAACAGAGGCTGGCTCAGACCATGAGGAAGGCCGAGACACTGCCGGAGGTGGAGGCTGAACTGGCGCAGAGAGTGGCGGCACTTTctaag GCTGAGGAGCGCCATGGCAACGTGGAGGAGCGGCTCAGACAGCTGGAGTCACAACTGGAGGAGAAGAACCAAGAGCTAGGAAGG GCTcgtcagagagagaaaatgaacgAGGAGCACAACAAGCGTTTGTCTGACACCGTGGATCGTCTGCTCACCGAGTCCAATGAAAGACTGCAGCTTCATTTGAAGGAACGCATGGCTGCCCTGGAGGACAAG AATTCCCTCATTCAGGACCTCGAGAACTGCCAGAAACAGCTTGAAGAATTCCACCACACCAGG GAACGGCTGATCGGAGAGATTGAGAAGTTGAGAAATGAGATCGACCACTTGAAACGCCGCAGTGGGGCGTTTGGAGATGGAACTCACCCTCG GTCTCACCTGGGTAGCGCCAGCGACCTTCGCTTCTCTGTGGTGGAGGGCCAGGACGGCCACTACAGCACAACTGTGATCAGGCGGGCGCAGAAGGGCAGAATGTCGCTACGGGACGACCCAAACAAG GACTACCCGTCTCTGCGCGGGAGCGTCAGCCACCTCCTCGGCAGCGACATCGAGGCAGAGTCAGACCTGGATGATGACGTTAGCTCGACCCTGCTCTCCCCCAGCGGCCAATCTGACGCTCAGACTCTCGCTCTCATGCTGCAGGAGCAGCTCGACGCTATCAACGAAGAGATAAG gatgatccaggtggagagagagtcagcAGACCTCCGCTCTGACGAGATTGAGTCTCGTGTCAACAGCGGCAGCATGGACGGACTCAATGTGACGCTTCGACCCCGGGCGCTGCCCACCTCCGCCACCGCCCAGTCCCTGGCATCGTCCTCCTCCCCGCCCAATAGCGGCCATTCCACACCTAAACACCACTCACGCAACGCCAGCCACCATCTAGGCATCATGACTCTG CCAAGCGACTTGAGGAAACACCGCAGGAAAGTAGCG TCTCCGGTAGAAGTGGACAAAGCTACAATCAAGTGTGAGACGTCGCCACCCTCGTCCCCACGCAGTTTACGGCTGGAAACCAATTTCGCCCAGTTTACAGGCAGTCTAGAGGACGGCCgagg CAAGCAGAAAAAAGGCATCAAGTCATCGATTGGCAGATTGTTTGGAAAGAAGGAGAAGGGGGGTCGAATGGAGCAGACTCTAGGTCGGGAAGGACAGACTATACCGGCCTTAACAG CGGACTTTGACATGGGCATTGGTGACACTATGACTCTGGGAAAACTGGGCACACAGGCTGAGAGGGACCGCAGGATGAAGAAAAA ACACGAGCTTCTGGAAGACGCCAGGAAAAGAGGCCTGCCATTTGCCCATTGGGACGGCCCTACTGTCGTCTCCTGGCTAGAG CTGTGGGTGGGTATGCCAGCGTGGTATGTGGCGGCCTGCCGTGCCAACGTGAAGAGCGGAGCCATCATGTCAGCTCTGTCCGACACGGAGATTCAGAGGGAGATTGGCATCAGCAACCCTCTGCACCGACTCAAACTCCGCCTGGCCATCCAGGAGATGGTGTCCCTCACCAGCCCGTCTGCACCGCTCACCTCCAGAACG TCCTCCGGAAATGTGTGGGTGACTCATGAAGAGATGGAGAACCTGGCTTCCTCCACTAAAGCG GAGAATGAGGAGGGCAGCTGGGCACAG ACTCTGGCGTACGGCGACATGAATCATGAGTGGATAGGGAACGAATGGCTGCCCAGCCTCGGCCTGCCTCAGTACCGCTCCTACTTCATGGAGTGTCTGGTGGACGCGCGCATGCTGGACCACCTGACCAAGAAGGACCTGAGGAGCCACCTCAAGATGGTGGACAGCTTCCATAG GGCCAGTCTGCAGTACGGGATTATGTGCTTGAAGAGACTCAATTATGACAGGAAAGACCTGGAGCGCCGGAGAGAGGACAGCCAACACGACATGAAAG ATGTGTTGGTGTGGACCAATGAGCAGGTGATCCACTGGGTTCTGTCCATTGGTTTGAGGGAGTACAGCGGCAACCTGTTGGAGAGCGGCGTCCACGGATCGCTCATCTCTCTGGATGAGACCTTCGACTACAGCAGCCTCGCGCTCATTCTGCAGATCCCTATGCAGAACACACAG GCCCGGCAGGTTCTGGAGAGAGAGTTCAACAACGTGTTAGCCCTGGGGACCGACCGTCGGCTAGAGGAG AGTGGAGATGACAAGTCTTTTCGTCGCTCTCCATCGTGGCGTAAGAGGTTTCGTGCCCGTGAAGGAGGCGTGGGTCTGGGCATGATGGCGGGCTCCATGGAGACGCTGCCTGCCGGCTTCCGGATGCCCTCCATGTCGATGCCGCCCTCAGTCAATCTGATGCCAAGGAAACAGCTCCAGCCTGAAG tgCATTCTCATTACCTATACGGACACATGCTTGCGGCCTTTTGA
- the ppfia4 gene encoding liprin-alpha-4 isoform X1 has product MMCEVMPTINEGDSAGPPRGTGGVGGGGGGGGGGGGGGGGGGVQNGSDQEANFEQLMVNMLDERDKLLESLRETQETLIQSQTKLQGALHERDVLQRQINAALPQEFATLTKELNICREQLLEKEEEISELKAERNNTRLLLEHLECLVSRHERSLRMTVVKRQAPPPSGVSSEVEVLKALKSLFEHHKALDEKVRERLRVALERVSSLEGQLATNTQELSMVRQRKDGDSLERTDGSKPTWKRLPNGSIDAHDDGSRVSELQELLDRTNKELAQSRDHSATLNGRMADLEAELANARRELSRSEELSIKQHREQREREDMEERITTLEKRYLAAQRETTHIHDLNDKLENELATKDSLHRQSEEKVRQLQEMLEMAEQRLAQTMRKAETLPEVEAELAQRVAALSKAEERHGNVEERLRQLESQLEEKNQELGRARQREKMNEEHNKRLSDTVDRLLTESNERLQLHLKERMAALEDKNSLIQDLENCQKQLEEFHHTRERLIGEIEKLRNEIDHLKRRSGAFGDGTHPRSHLGSASDLRFSVVEGQDGHYSTTVIRRAQKGRMSLRDDPNKVCAMFEQDYPSLRGSVSHLLGSDIEAESDLDDDVSSTLLSPSGQSDAQTLALMLQEQLDAINEEIRMIQVERESADLRSDEIESRVNSGSMDGLNVTLRPRALPTSATAQSLASSSSPPNSGHSTPKHHSRNASHHLGIMTLPSDLRKHRRKVASPVEVDKATIKCETSPPSSPRSLRLETNFAQFTGSLEDGRGKQKKGIKSSIGRLFGKKEKGGRMEQTLGREGQTIPALTADFDMGIGDTMTLGKLGTQAERDRRMKKKHELLEDARKRGLPFAHWDGPTVVSWLELWVGMPAWYVAACRANVKSGAIMSALSDTEIQREIGISNPLHRLKLRLAIQEMVSLTSPSAPLTSRTSSGNVWVTHEEMENLASSTKAENEEGSWAQTLAYGDMNHEWIGNEWLPSLGLPQYRSYFMECLVDARMLDHLTKKDLRSHLKMVDSFHRASLQYGIMCLKRLNYDRKDLERRREDSQHDMKDVLVWTNEQVIHWVLSIGLREYSGNLLESGVHGSLISLDETFDYSSLALILQIPMQNTQARQVLEREFNNVLALGTDRRLEESGDDKSFRRSPSWRKRFRAREGGVGLGMMAGSMETLPAGFRMPSMSMPPSVNLMPRKQLQPEAAPPASPRLDPSAVRTYSC; this is encoded by the exons GAGTTTGCCACCCTGACGAAGGAGCTGAACATATGCCGGGAGCAGCTgctggagaaagaggaggaaatatCTGAGCTGAAAGCTGAAAGGAACAACACCAgg ctGCTGTTGGAGCACCTGGAGTGTTTGGTGTCTCGTCACGAACGCAGTCTGAGGATGACAGTGGTGAAGAGACAGGCACCCCCACCATCTGGAGTCTCCAGCGAGGTGGAGGTCCTCAAAGCCCTCAAGTCGCTGTTTGAACACCACAAGGCTCTGGATGAAAAg GTACGTGAGAGGCTTCGGGTGGCTCTGGAGAGGGTGTCCAGCCTGGAGGGACAGCTAGCAACTAACACACAAGAG TTGAGCATGGTGCGACAAAGGAAGGATGGTGACTCACTGGAGCGAACAGATGGATCCAAACCTACATGGAAG AGACTGCCAAACGGCTCCATAGACGCCCACGATGACGGCAGCCGGGTGTCCGAGCTTCAGGAGCTGCTGGATCGGACCAATAAGGAGCTGGCCCAGAGCCGCGATCACTCTGCCACTCTCAACGGCCGCATGGCCGACCTCGAGGCAGAGCTCGCGAATGCACGCCGAGAACTGAGCCGCAGCGAGGAACTGTCAATCAAACAACATAGGGAacagagagag AGAGAGGATATGGAGGAAAGGATAACAACGTTAGAGAAACGCTACCTGGCCGCTCAGCGGGAGACCACACACATCCACGACCTCAACGACAAACTGGAGAATGAATTGGCCACCAAGGACTCGCTGCACCGACAG aGCGAGGAGaaggtgcgccagctgcaggagATGCTGGAGATGGCAGAACAGAGGCTGGCTCAGACCATGAGGAAGGCCGAGACACTGCCGGAGGTGGAGGCTGAACTGGCGCAGAGAGTGGCGGCACTTTctaag GCTGAGGAGCGCCATGGCAACGTGGAGGAGCGGCTCAGACAGCTGGAGTCACAACTGGAGGAGAAGAACCAAGAGCTAGGAAGG GCTcgtcagagagagaaaatgaacgAGGAGCACAACAAGCGTTTGTCTGACACCGTGGATCGTCTGCTCACCGAGTCCAATGAAAGACTGCAGCTTCATTTGAAGGAACGCATGGCTGCCCTGGAGGACAAG AATTCCCTCATTCAGGACCTCGAGAACTGCCAGAAACAGCTTGAAGAATTCCACCACACCAGG GAACGGCTGATCGGAGAGATTGAGAAGTTGAGAAATGAGATCGACCACTTGAAACGCCGCAGTGGGGCGTTTGGAGATGGAACTCACCCTCG GTCTCACCTGGGTAGCGCCAGCGACCTTCGCTTCTCTGTGGTGGAGGGCCAGGACGGCCACTACAGCACAACTGTGATCAGGCGGGCGCAGAAGGGCAGAATGTCGCTACGGGACGACCCAAACAAG GTTTGTGCTATGTTTGAACAGGACTACCCGTCTCTGCGCGGGAGCGTCAGCCACCTCCTCGGCAGCGACATCGAGGCAGAGTCAGACCTGGATGATGACGTTAGCTCGACCCTGCTCTCCCCCAGCGGCCAATCTGACGCTCAGACTCTCGCTCTCATGCTGCAGGAGCAGCTCGACGCTATCAACGAAGAGATAAG gatgatccaggtggagagagagtcagcAGACCTCCGCTCTGACGAGATTGAGTCTCGTGTCAACAGCGGCAGCATGGACGGACTCAATGTGACGCTTCGACCCCGGGCGCTGCCCACCTCCGCCACCGCCCAGTCCCTGGCATCGTCCTCCTCCCCGCCCAATAGCGGCCATTCCACACCTAAACACCACTCACGCAACGCCAGCCACCATCTAGGCATCATGACTCTG CCAAGCGACTTGAGGAAACACCGCAGGAAAGTAGCG TCTCCGGTAGAAGTGGACAAAGCTACAATCAAGTGTGAGACGTCGCCACCCTCGTCCCCACGCAGTTTACGGCTGGAAACCAATTTCGCCCAGTTTACAGGCAGTCTAGAGGACGGCCgagg CAAGCAGAAAAAAGGCATCAAGTCATCGATTGGCAGATTGTTTGGAAAGAAGGAGAAGGGGGGTCGAATGGAGCAGACTCTAGGTCGGGAAGGACAGACTATACCGGCCTTAACAG CGGACTTTGACATGGGCATTGGTGACACTATGACTCTGGGAAAACTGGGCACACAGGCTGAGAGGGACCGCAGGATGAAGAAAAA ACACGAGCTTCTGGAAGACGCCAGGAAAAGAGGCCTGCCATTTGCCCATTGGGACGGCCCTACTGTCGTCTCCTGGCTAGAG CTGTGGGTGGGTATGCCAGCGTGGTATGTGGCGGCCTGCCGTGCCAACGTGAAGAGCGGAGCCATCATGTCAGCTCTGTCCGACACGGAGATTCAGAGGGAGATTGGCATCAGCAACCCTCTGCACCGACTCAAACTCCGCCTGGCCATCCAGGAGATGGTGTCCCTCACCAGCCCGTCTGCACCGCTCACCTCCAGAACG TCCTCCGGAAATGTGTGGGTGACTCATGAAGAGATGGAGAACCTGGCTTCCTCCACTAAAGCG GAGAATGAGGAGGGCAGCTGGGCACAG ACTCTGGCGTACGGCGACATGAATCATGAGTGGATAGGGAACGAATGGCTGCCCAGCCTCGGCCTGCCTCAGTACCGCTCCTACTTCATGGAGTGTCTGGTGGACGCGCGCATGCTGGACCACCTGACCAAGAAGGACCTGAGGAGCCACCTCAAGATGGTGGACAGCTTCCATAG GGCCAGTCTGCAGTACGGGATTATGTGCTTGAAGAGACTCAATTATGACAGGAAAGACCTGGAGCGCCGGAGAGAGGACAGCCAACACGACATGAAAG ATGTGTTGGTGTGGACCAATGAGCAGGTGATCCACTGGGTTCTGTCCATTGGTTTGAGGGAGTACAGCGGCAACCTGTTGGAGAGCGGCGTCCACGGATCGCTCATCTCTCTGGATGAGACCTTCGACTACAGCAGCCTCGCGCTCATTCTGCAGATCCCTATGCAGAACACACAG GCCCGGCAGGTTCTGGAGAGAGAGTTCAACAACGTGTTAGCCCTGGGGACCGACCGTCGGCTAGAGGAG AGTGGAGATGACAAGTCTTTTCGTCGCTCTCCATCGTGGCGTAAGAGGTTTCGTGCCCGTGAAGGAGGCGTGGGTCTGGGCATGATGGCGGGCTCCATGGAGACGCTGCCTGCCGGCTTCCGGATGCCCTCCATGTCGATGCCGCCCTCAGTCAATCTGATGCCAAGGAAACAGCTCCAGCCTGAAG CTGCTCCTCCGGCCAGCCCGAGACTCGACCCCTCGGCCGTTCGGACCTACTCATGCTAA